The Rutidosis leptorrhynchoides isolate AG116_Rl617_1_P2 unplaced genomic scaffold, CSIRO_AGI_Rlap_v1 contig523, whole genome shotgun sequence genome includes a region encoding these proteins:
- the LOC139884243 gene encoding uncharacterized protein, which yields MSMKKASSQCDDVVDKMSNLPDAILLHILGYADIKLAVQTTVQSKRGALLIQSFRTEGEHRRGGPKTLFPGQDQALTGIVVAGFTLKPGLKFPVVNTLSLATLNMLKFVFLTLTLEHADSCQDEEQYNPLFISLLGCGCSLEHLELRYCSQPNISGLIILNSGLQNPSTSSNFPSLKTSILHEIHFDQQILDDDMDSHANVPIDLFSCFENLQNLEISDCYFQLYEDFVLSGHHLANLKLSNVSVSHPSSSRTDVRLKIIVSAPQLTSFKLIPAQSFPPPNLDVVVNKSGSLQNVNIVLTKKSIQSESLTTIVNLFKELSNAKMLRLASDTIKVLSEFRHMLENEVCPFDNLEVLKVQVKRTEQVKSLEIPIEVCRYFHSGSPYLKSIDIEFA from the exons ATGAGTATGAAAAAGGCTTCTTCACAGTGTGATGATGTGGTGGACAAGATGAGCAACTTACCAGATGCCATTCTCCTTCACATTCTCGGCTATGCCGACATTAAACTCGCAGTCCAGACTACTGTTCAGTCGAAAAG GGGTGCGCTACTTATACAGTCTTTTAGGACGGAAGGTGAACATAGAAGAGGCGGACCGAAAACGTTGTTTCCGGGCCAAGATCAAGCTTTAACCGGGATTGTGGTTGCCGGTTTTACATTAAAACCGGGATTGAAGTTTCCG GTAGTCAACACGTTGTCTCTCGCAACGTTGAACATGTTGAAGTTTGTTTTTCTG actttgaccttggaacatgcTGATTCTTGTCAAGATGAGGAGCAGTATAATCCTCTCTTCATCTCTTTACTAGGCTGTGGATGCAGTTTAGAGCATCTTGAGTTACGTTATTGTTCACAGCCAAATATCAGCGGGCTTATAATATTAAACAGTGGCCTTCAAAATCCATCAACGTCTTCAAATTTCCCTTCCTTGAAGACGTCCATACTTCATGAAATTCATTTTGACCAGCAGATATTGGATGACGACATGGACAGTCATGCAAATGTTCCCATTGATTTGTTCTCATGCTTTGAGAATCTACAGAATCTCGAAATCAGCGACTGTTATTTTCAATTGTATGAGGATTTTGTTTTATCTGGTCATCATCTAGCAAACTTGAAACTGTCAAACGTATCAGTGTCACATCCTTCTAGTTCAAGGACAGATGTAAGGTTGAAGATTATTGTTTCTGCACCACAACTTACTTCTTTCAAGTTAATACCAGCACAGTCGTTTCCTCCTCCGAACCTGGATGTAGTTGTTAACAAATCAGGAAGCCTTCAGAATGTAAATATTGTCTTGACAAAGAAAAGCATACAGTCAGAATCTTTGACTACAATTGTCAATCTTTTCAAAGAACTAAGCAATGCAAAAATGCTTCGACTTGCATCTGACACAATCAAG GTTCTATCCGAGTTTAGGCATATGTTAGAAAATGAAGTTTGTCCCTTTGATAATCTGGAAGTTCTAAAAGTGCAAGTAAAGAGAACTGAGCAAGTCAAGAGTTTGGAGATCCCAATTGAAGTCTGTAGGTATTTTCACAGTGGCTCTCCTTACTTGAAGTCGATCGATATTGAATTTGCATAG
- the LOC139884241 gene encoding transcription termination factor MTERF8, chloroplastic-like produces MFLCVNSIRKNLLFHVSSKYLFFNDNPVKRSALFSIFIQPTTYSTISQCQVETVTDESIGDQSPSLNVLRNWGCSENDISQLLLRRPTLYNAEAEPLQSKLSILTALGLSSEDLVKIIHCRPRFLSSRLDHSFEDRIQYFTELFGSKDILRKAVTRNPSLLLYNLTDSIKPVIQLYEDMGLSKKDLITMLLSRPTLIPRTSFGDEKLEYIRKSGVRKDSKMYKFVVTLIGISRLETIRRKVANFEKFGLSDDEVWGLFGRCPYLLTLSVDKIQRNMTFILGMMRLPASVVLKHPALLLINLEAVIKPRVLLAGKLKEMGLSPQMRGNALFTALRMRENRFLNVYVTCHPKEVADELMEFYNNVKGIKRLAVTSKINIRLGFPF; encoded by the coding sequence ATGTTCCTCTGTGTCAATTCTATAAGGAAGAATCTTTTATTCCATGTGTCATCGAAATACTTGTTCTTTAATGATAACCCAGTAAAAAGGTCAGCTCTTTTTTCCATTTTCATCCAGCCCACCACCTATTCGACAATAAGCCAGTGTCAGGTTGAGACAGTGACGGATGAAAGCATCGGTGATCAAAGTCCCTCATTGAATGTTTTGAGGAACTGGGGTTGTAGCGAGAATGATATTTCTCAGCTACTGTTACGCCGCCCTACTTTGTACAATGCCGAAGCTGAACCCCTCCAGTCAAAGCTCAGCATACTTACTGCACTTGGATTGTCTTCAGAAGATCTTGTTAAAATCATCCATTGTCGTCCAAGATTCCTTAGCTCTCGCCTAGATCACTCCTTTGAGGACCGCATTCAATATTTTACAGAGTTGTTTGGATCAAAGGATATATTGCGTAAAGCAGTTACGAGGAATCCCTCACTCTTGCTTTATAATTTAACCGATAGTATTAAACCAGTCATCCAATTATATGAAGATATGGGACTTAGTAAAAAGGATTTGATCACCATGCTTTTGTCACGTCCCACTTTGATTCCGCGAACATCATTTGGCGACGAGAAATTGGAATATATACGGAAAAGTGGGGTTCGGAAGGACTCCAAGATGTATAAATTTGTGGTTACCCTCATTGGCATATCAAGACTTGAAACTATCCGCAGAAAGGTGGCAAATTTTGAGAAATTTGGATTGTCGGATGACGAGGTTTGGGGCCTTTTTGGACGGTGTCCTTATTTACTGACATTGTCAGTTGATAAAATTCAGAGGAATATGACATTCATTTTGGGCATGATGAGGCTTCCTGCAAGTGTGGTTCTTAAGCATCCAGCTTTGTTGTTGATTAATCTAGAGGCAGTTATAAAGCCACGAGTACTTCTAGCTGGAAAATTAAAGGAAATGGGTCTTTCCCCACAAATGAGGGGGAATGCACTTTTCACAGCATTAAGAATGAGAGAAAACCGATTCTTGAATGTGTATGTCACATGTCACCCGAAAGAAGTTGCTGATGAGTTGATGGAATTCTACAATAATGTGAAGGGCATCAAGCGTTTGGCTGTGACCTCGAAGATAAACATACGTTTAGGATTTCCTTTCTGA
- the LOC139884246 gene encoding proteasome subunit alpha type-2-A, translating into MGDSQYSFSLTTFSPSGKLVQIEHALTAVGSGQTSLGIKAANGVVIATEKKLPSILVDESSVQKIQLLTPNIGVVYSGMGPDFRVLVRKSRKQAEQYHSLYKEPIPVTQLVRETAAVMQEFTQSGGVRPFGVSLLVAGLDDKGPQLYQVDPSGSYFSWKASAMGKNVSNAKAFLEKRYTDDMELDDAVHTAILTLKEGFEGQISGKNIEIGIIGADKKFRVLTPEEIDDYLREVE; encoded by the exons ATGGGAGATAGCCAATACTCTTTCTCTCTAACAACCTTCAG TCCATCTGGGAAGCTTGTTCAGATCGAGCATGCTCTCACTGCCGTTGGATCCGGCCAGACCTCGTTAGGGATCAAAG CTGCAAATGGAGTAGTTATTGCCACAGAGAAGAAACTGCCGTCTATTCTGGTCGATGAATCATCT GTTCAAAAGATTCAGCTGTTAACACCAAATATTGGAGTTGTCTATAG CGGTATGGGTCCTGATTTTCGAGTTCTAGTTCGAAAAAGCAGAAAGCAGGCAGAGCAATATCACAGTTTGTACAAG GAACCAATCCCTGTTACACAACTTGTAAGGGAAACAGCTGCTGTCATGCAGGAGTTCACGCAGTCTGG TGGTGTTAGGCCATTTGGAGTATCCCTGCTGGTTGCAGGGCTTGATGATAAAGGTCCACAGCTATATCAG GTCGATCCATCTGGTTCATACTTCTCCTGGAAGGCTTCAGCCATGGGGAAAAATGTGTCAAATGCTAAGGCTTTTCTTGAGAAGCG GTATACCGATGATATGGAGCTCGATGATGCTGTCCACACAGCAATACTCACGCTGAAAGAAGG GTTTGAAGGACAGATTTCAGGCAAAAACATTGAAATTGGCATTATTGGTGCTGACAAAAAATTCAG GGTACTGACACCTGAAGAGATTGACGACTACTTGCGGGAAGTAGAGTAA
- the LOC139884239 gene encoding uncharacterized protein produces the protein MALHLARRKHGSLLKPPVIRLFSTSPENPSPPNSDGEKKSESPFPSYFSDVKASLKQQQQQQQRNPNVQNPNPTVKTSSFDEIRQNLSQFRLRSATQPNESTAPPQQHTSFREMYKQNATAKSNEQPSSDSVKGGGGVTPLSFNAIRESLKQMREKHPPVSMSFGRKSLHERGLMNNYFASNESPQPLSMFEKEKMKQGAEENRNEDEMRTDFVRLYTHKELGLKLSDLRPDELFKGGGEWSWLEELTDRLANLRKMEEKETSYGAPLKDALLKIRMGTLEQDAKKIAARWRENSVFGTFGKLPPQEHLVEKYNHPDNMSSAEKMKLELQRVTQEFKMSESDCGSARVQVATLTTKINHLAKALHKKVKRSLF, from the exons ATGGCTCTCCATCTAGCTAGACGCAAACATGGATCCCTCTTGAAACCACCTGTTATCCGTCTCTTCTCCACTTCGCCGGAAAACCCATCTCCGCCGAACTCCGACGGTGAGAAGAAATCAGAGTCTCCATTCCCATCTTACTTCAGCGATGTCAAAGCCAGcctcaaacaacaacaacaacaacaacaaagaaaTCCCAATGTTCAAAATCCCAATCCCACTGTCAAAACCTCCTCTTTCGATGAAATTCGCCAAAATCTCTCCCAGTTTCGACTCCGATCTGCCACGCAACCAAATGAATCCACCGCCCCTCCACAACAACACACATCGTTTCGAGAAATGTATAAGCAGAACGCCACTGCCAAATCAAATGAACAGCCATCCTCCGATTCTGTTAAAGGAGGTGGCGGGGTCACCCCGCTTTCATTTAACGCTATTAGAGAGAGTTTGAAGCAAATGCGCGAGAAACATCCGCCGGTGAGCATGTCTTTTGGCAGAAAAAGTCTCCATGAAAGAGGATTGATGAACAATTATTTTGCTTCCAATGAGTCGCCTCAGCCCCTGTCCATGTTCGAGAAGGAGAAGATGAAGCAGGGAGCAGAGGAGAATAGGAATGAGGATGAGATGAGGACGGATTTTGTTAGGTTATACACACACAAAGAATTAGGGCTAAAATTGAGTGATTTGCGACCTGACGAGCTGTTCAAAGGAGGAGGAGAGTGGTCTTGGTTGGAAGAGTTGACTGACAGATTGGCCAATCTGAGGAAGATGGAGGAGAAAGAGACTTCATATGGAGCTCCTCTGAAAGATGCCTTGCTTAAGATTAGGATGGGCACTCTCGAGCAGGATGCCAAGAAGATTGCAG CCCGGTGGAGAGAAAATAGCGTCTTTGGTACCTTTGGAAAGCTCCCACCACAGGAACacctagttgaaaag TACAACCATCCGGACAACATGTCATCAGCAGAAAAGATGAAACTTGAGCTACAAAGAGTTACACAGGAATTTAAGATGTCAGAATCAGATTGTGGATCAGCACGTGTTCAAG TGGCAACACTTACAACCAAGATCAATCATCTAGCTAAAGCTTTGCACAAGAAGGTGAAAAGAAGTCTCTTTTAA
- the LOC139884236 gene encoding LOW QUALITY PROTEIN: pentatricopeptide repeat-containing protein At2g03880, mitochondrial (The sequence of the model RefSeq protein was modified relative to this genomic sequence to represent the inferred CDS: substituted 1 base at 1 genomic stop codon) has translation MSDRNESSWNNMVSGYVRAGLYQEAFSFFCELMDAGACASGVFIASLLSACERSGHLLGEGIQVHGLVLKLGLSSNVFVGTSLSHFYGAYGFASCARKLFEVMPYKTVVSWTSLMVAYSGNGEPAEVINLYRQMRGDVSGNENTYSTVISSCGLLQDEIMGYQILGDVIKSGFESNVNVGNSLISMFSGFGSIRDATFIFNYMDTRDTISWNSIIAAHAQNGCYEETLRILNNMRHGHDEINSITLSTAISVCGFVDYLKWGRGIQCLVMKLGFDSNVCLGNTLVGMYSDSGRSEEAERVFREMPEKDLISWNSILSCYAQDGNCSGALQILVHLLKSRKPINHVTVTSALSACSHSENITEGKVLHALVIISGLFQNLIVGNALVTMYGKLRRMAEANQVSRMMPEFDEVTWNALIRGHAENKEPEEALNTFRMMRERGIRTNYITIAHVLAACLTPYDLLKHGMPIHAYVVSMGFEFDNYIQNSLVMMYARCGDVNSSNYIFSHLIDKNVVAWNAIIAANAYHGSEEIALKLLIEMKRAEMNLDHFTFCECLVATSRLAMLEEGQQLHGLITKLEYSTDDFVTNSIMDMYGKCGEMDDVLKIVPQPSNRSRLSWNVLISAFARHGCFVKAKQTFHEMLVNGQRPDHVTLVSLLSACSHGGLVDEGLSYYHSMSKEYGVAPAIEHCVCIIDLLGRSGRFSEAESFIHQMPVPPNELVFRSLLSACKTHNNIXLAVKAARRLLELDPTDDAAYVLLSNVCASTLRWEDLENVRSVMLSKNIKKKPACSWVKLKNKVSSFGIGDKSHPQTDQIYAKLDDIRKLIMEAGYVPDTSYALQDTDEEQKEHNLWNHSERLALAYGLINTHEGSVIKIFKNLRVCGDCHSVYKFVSKVVGRKIVLRDPYRFHHFSDGKCSCSDYW, from the coding sequence ATGTCTGACCGAAATGAATCCTCGTGGAATAACATGGTATCAGGTTATGTTCGTGCGGGATTGTATCAGGAAGCATTCAGTTTCTTCTGTGAATTGATGGATGCGGGTGCTTGTGCAAGTGGGGTTTTTATTGCGAGTTTGTTATCTGCGTGCGAGAGGTCTGGGCATTTGTTAGGCGAAGGGATTCAAGTCCATGGTCTTGTTCTTAAACTTGGTTTGTCTTCCAATGTATTTGTTGGAACTTCTCTTTCACATTTTTATGGTGCATATGGGTTTGCTTCTTGTGCAAGGAAGCTTTTTGAAGTGATGCCGTACAAGACTGTGGTTTCTTGGACTTCGTTGATGGTTGCTTATTCAGGCAATGGGGAGCCAGCTGAAGTTATAAATTTGTATCGGCAAATGAGGGGTGATGTGAGTGGCAACGAAAATACATACTCTACGGTGATTTCTTCGTGTGGATTGCTCCAGGATGAAATCATGGGTTATCAAATACTTGGAGATGTCATAAAGTCGGGATTTGAGAGTAATGTTAATGTTGGGAACTCTCTAATATCCATGTTTTCTGGTTTTGGTAGCATCAGAGACGCTACCTTCATATTTAATTATATGGACACACGTGACACAATTTCCTGGAATTCAATTATCGCTGCACATGCTCAAAATGGCTGTTACGAAGAAACCCTAAGGATTCTTAATAACATGCGCCATGGCCATGATGAAATAAATTCTATTACACTTTCAACTGCAATATCAGTATGTGGGTTTGTAGATTATTTGAAGTGGGGAAGAGGAATTCAATGTCTCGTAATGAAATTGGGATTTGATTCAAATGTTTGTTTGGGCAATACCCTTGTAGGTATGTATTCTGACAGTGGGAGATCGGAAGAAGCAGAACGGGTGTTTCGAGAAATGCCTGAGAAGGACTTGATCTCATGGAATTCCATCCTAAGCTGCTATGCTCAAGATGGAAACTGTTCTGGCGCATTACAAATATTGGTTCATTTGCTCAAGAGTAGAAAACCCATAAACCATGTGACGGTCACAAGTGCATTGTCAGCCTGCTCACACTCTGAAAACATAACTGAGGGCAAGGTTCTTCATGCTCTTGTAATCATTTCAGGCCTTTTCCAAAATTTGATCGTTGGTAATGCACTAGTTACCATGTATGGAAAACTTAGGAGGATGGCTGAAGCAAATCAGGTATCCAGGATGATGCCTGAATTCGATGAAGTTACATGGAATGCACTTATTCGTGGTCATGCCGAGAACAAAGAACCAGAAGAAGCACTGAATACGTTTAGAATGATGCGAGAAAGAGGAATTCGTACAAACTACATAACGATTGCGCATGTCCTTGCTGCTTGCTTAACTCCTTATGATCTTCTCAAACATGGGATGCCCATTCATGCATATGTAGTTTCAATGGGATTCGAATTCGATAACTATATTCAGAATTCGCTTGTTATGATGTATGCCAGGTGTGGCGACGTAAACTCAAGTAATTACATATTTTCCCACTTGATCGATAAGAATGTTGTTGCATGGAATGCCATTATTGCCGCTAATGCTTACCATGGTTCTGAGGAAATAGCTTTGAAGCTTCTCATAGAAATGAAACGTGCTGAAATGAATCTAGATCACTTCACCTTCTGTGAGTGCCTTGTTGCGACTTCTAGATTAGCAATGTTGGAGGAAGGCCAGCAGCTACATGGTTTGATAACTAAACTCGAATACAGTACAGATGACTTCGTTACAAATTCTATAATGGATATGTATGGAAAATGTGGGGAAATGGACGATGTGTTGAAAATAGTTCCCCAACCGAGTAACCGATCACGATTATCATGGAATGTATTGATTTCGGCTTTTGCAAGACATGGTTGTTTCGTGAAGGCTAAACAAACATTTCACGAAATGCTAGTAAATGGGCAGAGACCCGACCACGTCACGCTTGTTTCTCTTCTTTCTGCATGCAGTCATGGTGGACTTGTTGATGAAGGTCTTTCATACTACCACTCAATGTCTAAGGAGTATGGTGTGGCCCCAGCAATAGAACACTGTGTATGCATAATCGACCTTCTCGGACGATCAGGACGATTTTCGGAGGCTGAATCTTTTATCCACCAAATGCCAGTACCACCAAATGAATTGGTTTTTCGGAGCTTGTTATCTGCTTGTAAAACCCATAACAATATCTAGCTTGCGGTAAAGGCGGCGAGAAGATTATTGGAGTTAGATCCAACTGACGATGCAGCTTACGTCCTACTGTCGAATGTCTGTGCATCGACGTTGAGATGGGAGGATTTAGAGAATGTGAGAAGTGTAATGCTATCGAAAAATATAAAGAAGAAACCAGCATGTAGTTGGGTAAAGTTGAAGAACAAGGTGAGTTCATTCGGGATAGGAGACAAATCCCATCCACAAACAGATCAGATTTACGCAAAGTTGGACGACATCAGGAAGCTGATCATGGAAGCAGGTTATGTCCCAGATACAAGCTATGCATTACAGGATACCGATGAAGAGCAAAAGGAACATAATCTTTGGAACCATAGCGAGAGGCTTGCATTGGCTTATGGTTTGATTAACACACATGAAGGTTCAGTTATTAAGATATTTAAGAATCTTCGTGTTTGTGGCGATTGCCATTCTGTTTACAAGTTTGTTAGTAAAGTTGTGGGGAGGAAGATTGTGTTGAGGGATCCTTACCGGTTTCACCATTTTAGTGATGGCAAGTGCTCTTGTTCAGACTATTGGTAA
- the LOC139884242 gene encoding uncharacterized protein translates to MVFPNSNFKHASLGVETISRLPAFSFSQERDDNFNKALSPTTLAKSAYEKELMALVLAVQHWRPYLIDADLHALSCPFWLDWSVVDAENNKDPYLSQIITDLKQDAASHQQFSLVQGRLFFKGRLVLSSSSSWIPKLLAEFHSTPISGHSGVYSGVLSSSSSWIPKLLAEFHSTPIAGHSGVYRTYCRLAANLYWTGMVKAVKEFVAACKVCQTVKYEAQRPAGLLSPLPIPSQIWEDISMDFITSLPKSRGFDCIFVVVDRLSKYGHFVALKHPYTVRSVADSFVQDIVRLHGIPRSIVSDRDPVFMSNFWQEIFRSQGTQLRMSSAYHPETDGQTEVVNRTLESYIRCFASEQPRSWSRWLAWAEYWYNTSYHDSAGSTPFQAVYGRPPPTLILFLPGEIRVTAVEANLLDRDEILCQLRFNLQRAQQRMVKTANMKRRDVQFEVGDDVFLKLRQHRQNSAATRVHPKLAARYFGPFRILQRVGTVAYKLELPPSSKIHPVFHVSQLKRMIGNHPVITDLPADLEVSDAVSFEPDRVLAHREIIRNDSPVSQVLVQWVGRPADEAVWLDTSDVADQFPHFHLGDKVVLPAAGNVTESSTKKQDTGLNDKRPGKTLLDYWYLFDSLQTEFSADFSVSGVMQIGLSPSNRSMLLPKWSMIVEFEDQIINFFEDGGDTGRRTKKLLQLNCDECDSLE, encoded by the exons ATGGTTTTCCCAAATTCTAATTTCAAGCATGCAAGTCTCGGAGTTGAAACTATTAGCCGTCTTCCTGCCTTTTCATTTTCCCAGGAAAGAGATGACAATTTCAA TAAGGCCTTGTCTCCTACAACATTGGCCAAATCTGCATATGAGAAAGAATTGATGGCGCTCGTGCTAGCTGTACAACATTGGCGGCCATATCTCATCG ATGCCGACTTGCACGCTTTAAGCTGCCCTTTTTGGCTTGATTGGTCTGTTGTTGATGCCGAGAATAATAAGGACCCTTACTTGAGTCAAATTATTACTGATTTGAAGCAGGATGCCGCTTCGCACCAGCAGTTTTCGTTGGTACAAGGCCGTTTGTTTTTTAAAGGCAGATTGGTCCTTTCGTCTAGCTCGTCCTGGATTCCCAAGTTGCTGGCAGAATTTCACTCCACACCCATTTCTGGGCATTCGGGGGTGTATTCGGGGGTCCTTTCGTCTAGCTCGTCCTGGATTCCCAAGTTGCTGGCAGAATTTCACTCCACACCCATTGCTGGGCATTCGGGGGTGTATCGAACGTACTGTAGGCTTGCTGCCAATTTATATTGGACAGGCATGGTAAAGGCAGTGAAAGAATTTGTAGCGGCTTGCAAGGTATGCCAGACAGTGAAATATGAAGCTCAGCGCCCTGCAGGTTTACTCAGCCCCTTGCCTATTCCATCTCAAATTTGGGAGGACAtatcaatggatttcatcactagtcTTCCGAAGTCCCGTGGCTTTGATTGTATTTTCGTGGTGGTGGATAGACTCTCTAAATACGGACACTTTGTGGCGCTGAAACATCCTTATACAGTTCGCTCAGTGGCTGATTCCTTTGTTCAAGACATTGTTCGTCTTCATGGCATACCACGATCCATTGTCAGTGATCGAGACCCAGTGTTTATGAGTAATTTTTGGCAGGAGATTTTCCGTTCTCAAGGCACTCAGCTGAGGATGAGTTCAGCCTATCATCCAGAGACAGACGGCCAGACAGAAGTCGTTAACCGTACCCTTGAATCGTATATTCGATGTTTTGCTTCCGAACAGCCTCGCAGTTGGTCTCGTTGGTTGGCTTGGGCTGAATACTGGTATAACACTTCATACCATGATTCTGCTGGCAGTACCCCGTTCCAGGCAGTTTATGGGCGGCCTCCCCCAACTTTAATACTGTTCTTGCCTGGTGAAATTCGTGTTACAGCTGTAGAAGCAAACCTCTTGGATCGTGATGAAATCCTCTGTCAGTTACGGTTTAACCTTCAGCGAGCCCAGCAAAGGATGGTCAAGACCGCAAACATGAAGCGTCGTGATGTTCAGTTTGAGGTGGGCGATGATGTATTCCTCAAACTTCGTCAGCATCGGCAGAATTCAGCGGCCACCAGAGTTCATCCGAAGCTCGCTGCCCGGTATTTTGGCCCATTTCGCATCCTCCAGCGTGTCGGAACAGTGGCATATAAGTTGGAGTTACCTCCCTCGAGCAAAATACATCCTGTCTTCCATGTCTCGCAACTCAAACGCATGATTGGTAACCATCCTGTGATCACAGATTTACCTGCAGACTTGGAGGTATCTGATGCTGTTTCTTTTGAACCGGACAGAGTATTGGCTCACAGAGAAATTATTCGAAACGACTCCCCAGTCTCTCAAGTGCTTGTCCAATGGGTTGGCAGACCTGCCGACGAAGCTGTGTGGCTGGATACTTCGGATGTGGCTGATCAGTTTCCTCATTTCCACCTTGGGGACAAGGTCGTTCTTCCAGCGGCCGGCAATGTTACGGAAAGTAGCACCA AAAAGCAGGATACTGGACTAAATGACAAAAGACCAGGAAAAACATTATTGGATTACTGGTATTTATTTGACA GTCTTCAAACAGAATTTTCTGCAGATTTCTCTGTTTCAGGGGTAATGCAGATCGGTTTGAGCCCTTCCAACAGGTCTATGTTGCTTCCCAAG TGGAGTATGATTGTAGAGTTTGAGGatcaaattattaatttttttgaaGATGGAGGAGACACCGGAAGGAGAACTAAAAAGTTGCTGCAGCTCAACTGTGATGAATGTGATTCTCTGGAGTGA